The DNA window TGTTTTCTCAGTAGCTGGGGGATTAGCGGTCGGGGCTTCTTTCTTGCAGGAATTCAGGCTTAAAAAAGACACCAGAAACAGGATGGTAATTTTTTTCATAAGAATAGATTTAGGTAGTTCTGTATTTCGTTTTGTTCTGTAAAATTCTGATTAATCGTGTTATACAATTCATTTTTCATCAGTTCTTTTTTATCCTCAGCTAAATGATGATGTTGAATCAAAACATCCAGCAATGCGTTGGCTTCCAAAGGATGATATAAAAGTCCCGATCTTCCATGTATGATGACATCCGGAATACCGCCAACTTCAGAAGCAATAATCAGCTTTTTTGAAGCACCGGCTTCTAATAAAACATTAGGCATCCCATCATACAAAGACGGAATACACACCAGGTCTGCCATCGCGTAAAAGCTGCGCATTTCGTATTTGGAGGCAAACGGAAAGAGTTTGACATTCAAATCAAAGTTACCGATAAAAAGTTTGACTTCTTCGGGCAGATCACCGATCATCCAGAGTTCATAGTCACTTTTAAAATGAAATTGATCAAAGGACTCAATGAAATGGCGGATTCCCTTCTTGAATTTAAGTTGTCCCGCAATGAGGATAACCTTTTTGTCCGTTAGGCCTTGCTTTCTCTCATCAGTCTTCCTTATTTCATTCTCATTCAGGTTCCAGAAAGAGGCATCAATTCCGTTTGGTGTATAAACGACTTTTTTTGAAGGGAACAATTTTGCAATTTTTCCCTGCTTCTCTGTACAGACAGACAATATAGCCTCCGAATGTTCCAGGGCATAAAAAAGTGAGTTCCTCTTCCTGGAAAATAAACCTTCGTCAAAATCATTTCCCCGGATACAGGTGTACAAAGGTTTTCCGAAAAACTGACTGATGACAGGCGTCCACATCATAGGCAGATATCCGCCAAAGGCAACAATCGCATCAACCTCTAAAAATTCCTTTTTCTTTTCCAGGAATAATGCCGCCAGATTCAGCGTATATTCTTCTGTATCATAGATCCCGAGCGCACTGTAGTTTCCGCCGGCTTCCGTTTTTATCACATAAGGCTTCTGCCGGTTGGAAAAATGCAGGACATGGACTTCACAACCTTTTCTTTTCAGGTTCCGGACAATCCTTCCGCAGGATTCTGCCATTCCACCTCTGGACGGAGGATAGTTTTGGGTTACCAGCAAAATTTTCATAAAATTCAGCTGTCAAAAGGTGAGGAATCACCCGAGTGATTGGAAAAATCTGTGAACGAAACCGTGTCAAACAATGCACCGTACTGGCTTGCCATCGTCACCAGAAACGGATATTCCGTATGAAACCTGTTCATCATTTTTTTTCTCCAGACAGGCCGGTCGGGCGAGTATAATTCGATCCTGGAAGTCAATCTGGGATCCAGAACGGCTTTACAGGTCAGACAAAGCTTTTGGTTTTTCCCATTTTCATTCTGAAGGAAGATGTGATTTTTGCAAACCTTCTTGTTGCAGTTTGCGCATTGTTCCGTGGCGACAGCAGGACAATCGTCCACAAGAAACAGGCCTAGTTTTTCCTGGCAATTTATATTCTGGTCCATAGTCTCAGTCTTATTTCAGGGTAAAGCATCCATAACAGATATTAAACAAATTAACCACTTCCAAAGAAAAATATTCTACAGAGAATAATGGAGTGGAACGGTACTGATAAGCACTGTAACCATCAGGATTTTCGTCTTTGATATCAAATTTCCTCCGTGCTTTCATATAATAAAAAGAGTCATCCTCTTCCATTTGTATATCCGCTTTATCAATGTCCGTTTTTAGCTGATAAACAGATTTCGGAAGCTTTAATTTCAGAATAAAAGGATAGACGGATTTGTATTTCTGTTTGGTTTTCCTTTTCCCGCTGGTTCCTCTCTTCTTGATAATGCGTTTTCTCACTTTTTCCACAAAGCTGAAGCTAACCTCTGCACTATCTTTCAGTGTGCAGTATCCCTGTGCAATTTCTTTTTCATAAAACTCTTCTTTACCGGAGATGAAGCCGCGTGTTTCAAATGTAGCGTCCTCAGAGGATTTCAAATATTCTACGCCTGCCAGTGTTTCCTTGACATTCGCCGTAAAGTGGATCGTTCCCAATTGCGGAAGCTCTTCTTCTATCAATGTAAATAAGGCGGAAAAATAATCCGAGAAAAAGTCATAGCCATCGGTATAATTCTTTCTGAATTCTCTCCGGTATCTGGCATCCATTATCAAAGCCACCACAAATAAGATGATGTTGACGGCAATCCAGTAGCCCGGAACCAGAAAGATCATTGCCGCGGCAATGATAAAATAGGCAATCCAAAGGGTATACGAGTTTTTCTTTCTCTTTTTCAGGGACAGTTCACGTTGTAACACACACATTCTGAAAAACCTGATCCATTTCAGGGGCGTTTTTTTTGAACTGAAACCACGGTGCAGATGTGCTCTTTCAATAGGCGCCATATCTTCCGTAGTCAACTGGATATTATAATATTCTGCCATAGCTTTACATTAGATTGTGATATACTTTTTGTAAATGTTCATTATGATGATCCCAGGTAAACTGCTGTTGGAATCTGTGGAATGCATTTTCGGCTTTCTCATTTGCCGGTCCGGGATTGTCTAAAACGAAACGGATGCATCGGCTGAGGTCCTGCTCATCTTCGGGCCAGAAAAAGTAAGCTTCTCCTTCTGCCAGCAATTCTTTGGTTACGGGCAGTTCTGCTGCAATAATCGGTGTTTTACAGGCCATAGATTCAAGTATTTTGATCGGGCAACAGCCTTGTACCACATTTCGGTCTCCAAATTTCAGCGGAGCAACCGATGCTTTTGCGTGTTGTATGATGGCATAGAGATCATCTTTTTCCAGTTCATACATAAAAATGACCTGATCCTGAATGCCGAGATGTTCAATTAATTTATGATAAGGTCTTGCTGCCTTTTCTTTCACGGAAGAGCAGATGACCAGGTTCAGGCTTTCATAATCTTTCAGATACCGGAAAGATTTCAGCAGAACATCCAATCCCTGCCAGGGTTGCAGGGCACCGAAATAAACGATGTATTCTGCAGGAAGGTCAATGGGTTTATCCTTTTTTGAGATAGTCTCCGCACCATTGGGGATAACGGATATTTTTTCCCTGTCAATAGAAAACTTTTGTGTCAGATACTTTTTTGTGACGGCAGACGGTGTTACGATATGATCGCAGGCCTCAAGGCAAGCCAGTTCAATATTCTGTATTTCAGCAATGAGAGAAGGCGTTAAAAGAGGAAACCTCACCGGCAATTCTACAGATGTTAACGCATTGACTTCAAAAACCGTTTTGAGATGGGTTTGTTTTATCATTCCCAGCCCGCTCCAGATATCACGAAACTGCCCAATTCCTTTCTCATGGGAAAGTGCAGTACAATAATATACCTTTTCAGAAAAAAGCCGCGCTCTTTCCAGGTAATTCTGAGCTTCGTTTTCGTAGAAGAAAGGATAAATTTTTACATTCTCCGCAAGCCTGGTATCTATGGCAGAATTATTACCTTGCAGACAATACACATCTACTTTATCCGCAATTCCGGACAGAGCCTGCAAACTGTGGCAGATATGTGTGGATGCCCCTTTGCTGGTAGGGAAAGCATCAAAACTGGCGTAGTAGGATTTCATTGTTCGAAGTTAGAAATTAACTTTCACCACCTCGCGCTCACTTGCATTTTGAATTTCGAAAAATTCCGCTTTCTCAAATTTGAAAGCATTGGCAATCACATTGGAAGGGAAAACTTCTATCGCAACATTATTTTCCTTCACTGTGCCGTTATAGTATCTTCTCGCCATCTCGATATCATCTTCCAGGGCATTCAAATCCTGCTGAAGAGAGATGAAATTAGCATTGGCTTTTAAGTCGGGATAATTTTCTGCCACTGCAAACAGGTTCATCATAGCATTTTGCATTGCAGATTCCGCCACGCCCTGCTCTTTTGCAGACTGCGCTTTGCCAGACAGGTTTCTGGCCTCCACTACATTTTGTAAAACAGACGATTCATGCGTTGCATAGCCTTTTACGGTTTCAACAAGATTGGGAATCAAATCATTCCGCTTTTTCAGAAACACATCTATTGAGCTCCATCCTTCCTGCACGCTGACCTTTTTATTGACCAATCCGTTGTAAACCGAAACAGCCCAAATGATAGCAATAACTAAAATGGCAACGATAATTCCTATTGTAATCATGATTTATTTTTCTACAAGTTAAACAAAATACCAAAATGAAAGAAAAAAATATTGAAAAATCACTTCAGGCTACAACATTTTATAATGCAATAAGGATTTACTTTGTAAAGGACTTTACATCATTTTGGCCTTTTTGAATTTTGATACCTGCCCTGAAACCAAAATGTCCTGACTCCCCTCTCCTGATCTGGTACGTTTTACTACCAGAACTTCCACCATTTTTTGGAAGTTCCGAATTCATTGCTATTTATTTTTAGATGGAAGATGCAGATCTGGTCTGTTAAATAATCGTAGACATCATCTTCCAGACAGGGATATTCTGCTTTCATTAGCTTTTTAACTGCATCCGTTATTCTTTTAATGTCATCCTTATTGGTCTTCGTAAATGTAGTCAGGTTTTCTAAAATAAACTCCGCAAAAGCTTTATGGTTTTTTGAATAATTGGCATTTCCGTTTCTGTATGCTTCATCCTGCAAAATATCCAATCCGCGAAGCATCTCTCCTTCTATCGTTTCTGCTTCTCCTCTAACGGGGATTAAGTTTGTGCGGATATGGCGGACTATTTTCGGAAATCTATAATTTGTAGGAAAATCCGGCTGGACGGTGGAACTTTCGGTATACCCTGGGTTTAATTTTTCGCATTGCTCTACCAGTAGCCTCAGGTCTTCAGGTGAACGCTTTAGCCAGTCTCTTGGGGCAACGCCAAACTTATTTTTTTGATCAAGATCAGCACCTAACATCATTATTTTTCCTATAACTTTTAAATGCTGCTGCCTGACTTCACCTTCCGTTCTCCACGGAAAACTCTGAATCGCCCAATAAGCAACAGAGCTTCCATTCTGATCTGTAGCGTTTACATCACCACCAAAGTCCAGCAATAGGTCGAGAGATCGAACCAACTTTTTCTGCTGTACCGCAATATGTAACGAATTATACCCCGATTTACAGTTCAGGTTCGGATCTGCTCCACGATTAAGAAAAAACAGCAGTATCTTCAGTCTTTCCTCTTCATTTTTTATTCCAAATGAAGTAAGAACATCCATGATGACAGGCGAAAATGAATCATCGTTGTAAGAATTGACATCAATCCGGTTGCCTTCAATAATCTTTTGAATGCTATCCATATCTGCATTGTCAATTGCAGATAATAAAGCGCGTTTGTATGGTTCCGGGATAAGCTGAATCATGATTTGTCGGTATTAATGTTACGGTATGTATACTCTTTCAAACCATGAACCAAAGCAATATGCTGGATAAACAGAAACTATGACCTGTCAGATTAAACGTTCAATTTAAAACATTGCAGAAGAACCAGATGATGCGAAGAGCCGATTTCGCTTTTACAATTTTGTGGAGATTCCTAATGCTGGTTTGTTTCAACCAATTTTTTACCTGATTGAAAAATTAAAGTAGCGCAAGTTGATCTGTTTCAGTTTCTCACGATCGTTAAGTAAAATGACGAATCTTGAGCACACAATCCTCATTCAAATCAGTTCCTGTAACTAGGAATACTCCAAAACTAAGTATCATTGCAGATGGCTCATCATTGCTATTATCAGGTTATCTATGTTGTTGAATTGATCTCAGAACAAAATAATCCTTACATTAGAACTGAAAAAATCACTGGGACAGAGAATTGAATTTCCCTGAGGATGACACCATTTTTCTGAATGACGAACCAAAAGATAAACTGTTTGAAAAGGATAAAATAAGCATTGATACCTTAACCAAAATACCTAAAAAATGAGCTACGACATTTCATTGTACAGAATCGAAACCAAAGAAAAACAAAAAGCCTACTAGCTTACAACTCTGCACTGATGGATAATGAATCTGTATTTACGGCTGTCAGATTAAACGTATGTGGATGCAATGATGTATTTTCGGCAAAACAGATGTTATGTAAACACACGGTGTAAAAAGCTAAAAGTCTGCGGTAATTCATCATTAATATAAAACAATATGGAAACTCTTGAAAAATATGGCATTGTAGAAGCCGGAAAAGACTATATCCTGTTCGATTGCGAAAGGTTTGAAGAAGTTGAGGCTTATGTTGAATTGATTAAAAATTTATCATCCATCAGCAAAGGTATATTTTCACCTCAAAATCTCGCCGTTGAAAACGAAGGCTGGACTGGCAACCGTGAACATTATATCGCTGAAATAAGTTTTGCATTAGGTAATGAAAAGTATCAGATCAGACTTTTATGTGAAGAATGGTTCGACTTCGACCTGATACTGGAACTGAATTATCTACTTTCGAAAAAAGGCATTATGAAACAGTTTCTCCCAATCAGTACCGGCGATCAATCTCTGATTATAGTTTTTGGTGATGCCTTTCTTAAAGAAAAACTGGCAGGCGAAAATATCCTGGAAAACGCCGATCAACTGATTGTAAAGAAGCCATTAAACTTTAAATCGTTAAAAATCATCTAAAGGGTTAGATGGGTACATCTTTAAGACACATCGGCGATGACAAAACAGAAGATTTAAACCCTAGTCCAACAGGCCAAAATGAATCAGAGCCGACTCAATACCATGATCATCCACATCATCCGTCACAAAATCTGCTGCTTCTTTGACATGATCTCCGGCATTTCCCATTGCAACTCCAGTTTTTACAAACTTCAGCATTGAAATATCGTTTCCTCCGTCTCCGAAAGCCATCGTTTCAGAAATATCGATATTAAAATGATCACAAAACTGCTGCACACCGTTTTGCTTACTGATTCCTCCCGGGTTGACATCAGCAAATAAGGATGTCCATCGGGATGATAAAGAATTCGGCATCACTTCTTTCATAAAAGAATCTTCATATTCAGGGCCGATGAAAACGTTAGCCTGCAAAACATTTTCGAAATCAGGAATTTCTTTGCTGTATAATGGAGGAACAGGAAGGTTGACGTGCTCATATAACTCCAGCACTTCTGGAGATTCGTGGCTGATTCTCACTTTATCTTCATACATGAGTGAAAAGCTGACATTCGATTTCTCAGAAAACCTGATCAGGTTTTTGATATCCTCTGAATGAATGGTCTGACGGAACATCACTTCACCGTCCACTGTCATACAATATCCTCCATTGAAGGTAAGAAATCCATCAAACTCCAAATGCCTGATATGATGAAGATCATTGATGGAACGACCGGTCGCAACAATAACTTTTATTCCCTTTTTGCGCAGATTTTTTAAAGCCTTTTGAGCCGACTCAGGGATGGACTTGGTTTTTAAACTGAAAAGAGTACCGTCTATATCGAAAAAGACAGCTTTAACATTTGGTTTTTGTACGGCGTTCATAGTCAATAATTACAACATCATTTATACCCTAAAATTACAAACAAAAAATAGCAAATCTCCGCAAAACCTAATTTTTTTTAAATTTAATTAAATGACCTGAACTCCATAAAACAACCCTATCCTGGCGTTCTCTGGCAAAATTCCAGACAAAGACGCTTGCTTGCTGCTTTTTTGTGATCTGAATCTTCTGTTTTACCCGTATTTAAAATAAGGAAAAGCAGATATAAAAATGTCTTCGATCATCTAATTGGCCAAATCGTTATTTTCAATTTTTCTCCTTGTACTTTTAATCTCATCCCTAAGCTTTCCAAATTTATACGTGATATTGAAACTAAATGACCTGTAATAATCCCTGACATAATTATTCTGATAAAAATCAGTTCCGATTGTTTCCGTAACGGCTTTTCTGAATGTATTAAAAGGGTTATTAACGGATGCTGAAAATGACATTTGATTATTTAGAATACTTTTGCTGAAACTGAACGATGAGCCTGTAAAAGCATTGGTCGTGCTTTGAAGCCCGGCAGGCATTCTACTGTTCAGTTCAAGATTTGAACTGGCATTCCAATGATTTTCAAACTGATAACTGGCTGAGAGATAAACATAGTATGTAAAAAGATTATTTTCAACTTCAATATTGTTGATTTTACCCTTGATAAAGAAGAAGGCCGCATTTCCGTTGACCCCAAAAGTAAGTTTCTTGGTAACAGGATAATTCAGGTTATAATCCAGACCGAGCCGGCTTACGTTGCTTGAATTTTCATAGGTGGTGTTGGTAATATTTGTCGTAGGATTATAGGTTGAAACTTTAAGGTCAGTTTTATTAGAAAATGAATACCCCAATCCAAGATTCAGACTGATCCTGTGGTTGTAGGAATAATTCGCCATCAGATCATTATTGATAACAGGCTTCAGGTAAGGATTTCCACTGACCTGGATATAAGGATTCGATTGATTGACAAATGGATTCAGACGGTTGATGCCCGGTCTTTTAATTCGCTGTGAAAATCCGAAGTTGATACCGTGATGTTCTTTCCAGGTTTTACTGATGGATATATTCGGAATCAGATTCAAGTAATTCTGATTAACCAGGGTATCGGTAGAAGTAAAATTGACATTCGTAACCGTGCTTTCCACTCTTAATCCCGTTTGGAAATTCCATTCTAAAAAACTGAACTTTGTGGTGACATAAGCTCCGTAAATATTTTGTTGGTTCGAAAATTCATCCGAATTTAGAAGGCTTTCCGGAACGGTTGTGTATTGACTGCTGTTCTTCCTGAGTATGGCTTTTATACCGGTTTCCAGATAGACTTTTTTAATGTTCTTTACGAAATCGACCTGAAAAGTATTTTCATTATTTTGATTATCATTATTCTGATTGATAGTATTGGACATATTGTTCAATCTATTTTGAAAATCCGTAACACTGTTAATACCATAATCGTAACTGTTGAACCTGTAAGACAACGTCAAAAGCTGGCTTTTATCATTTCTGAACCCCATCTGATAATTGAAAGAAGCCTCAAAACCTTTTCCGTTACCGTCTGAATTGCTGATAGAATTAATATTTTCTTTGAGATTGTTTTGCTGGAAAAAACCTGAATTAAAATGGTCTTTTGCTGTGTTGTTGGCAATATTTGAACCCAGCTGAATGTTCAACAGATTCAGACTATCGATTTCATAGCTCGCATTAACATTGAAATAGCCTCCGTTTCCTTTGCCTGAAGTACTTCCATTCTGAAATAGATTATTGGATACGGTGTATTGGGAATTTTGATAACTGATCTCAGGACTGTTTTTAAGATAACCACCGCCATAAACAGAAATCCCAAATTTATTGCGTTGAAGATTCATTGAAAACCCAGCATTGTTTTCCTGCTTTGGAAACCTTGAGCTAAGATTGACGGATGCATTGTAACCATCCTTCATTTTCTTAGCTGTAATAATATTAATAAGCCCAGATACTCCTTCAGCATCATATTTTGAGGAAGGATTAGTTATGATCTCGATATTCTGAATCGTGTTGACAGGCATACTTTTCAAAAAATCTTTGGGACTGTTCGTCAGAAGCTGTGTTTCTTTTCCATTGATCAGAATTTTAAAGTTGGTGTTTCCTTTGAAAAGGATGTTTTCGTCAGCATCCACAGACAGGTAAGGCATTTTTCTCATCATTTCCAGCAGATTCTTGGATTTGCTTTCCGGATCCGACTGCACATTGTAGACCAACCCATCAATTTTTGTTCTGATCAAAGGTTTTTTTCCTTCAATAACAACCTCCTGAATCGAAGATTCCTGATTTGATATAAGAGAATCTTTTACCTGTTCCTGAGCATTCAAACTGTTGAATAAAAAGATAAAAGATAGTACTGCTATTATTTTTGTTTTCATAATTATTATTTTAAAATTTGGGCATAAGTATCCTGAGAACAAGATTTTGTTCTTTAAAAAAGTGGAATGTTAAGATTGATTAAAGAGAAAAATTATTTCTTCTTATTTTTCATCAGGAAATAGTAGCTTAGGAAACCCAGTGAGACGAAGATAGTCATCACACCATAAGGAAGCGGCGAATCTTCATTATAAGGAAGAAATTCCAAAACGATTAAACCAATTCCTCCAAACAATAGGATGATCCCCCATTTCAGCATTTCAGATCCGAAGTCTGTCAGATTATTGAGGATAATGAACATCTTATCATCTATATTTTCTTTGTTCAGTATCTTCTTTTTAAGGTCATAATTTGTTAAGACTACGATTACAACGGAGATTGCAATTAATATTGCGATCATTACTATAAAGGGTGCAAGATGTTTCATTGTGGATGATTTAACCAATAGACAAATAAATGCATTTCAGGTTACAAAATTTTAAATATATTAGAAAATTGTAACCGATCTCCAATTCAGCTGTCTAATAGAATATGTTCGATGAAGACAAAGTCATTTCTGATATTTTAAAAGGCAATCTGAATACTTTTCAGATCGTTGTCAAACAGTATCAGAACCTGGTCTACTCTATTCTGAACAGGATGCTGACAAATGATGAGGATATCGAGGATATCGGTCAGGAAGTATTTATGAGGGTTTTCGAGAATCTGAGGTTATTTAAGAAAGAATCCAAATTATCAACCTGGATTGCCAGGATCACCTATAATATCGCCATTAATTATCTAAAAAAAGAAGTTAATAAAAAGTATGATAATTTGGATCACAGTATTGATTTTCAGTTTTCTTCAGAAACACCGGAATCTAGGCTGATCGGAAAAGAATTCGATGCCTATCTGAATAAACTGATCCGTGAACTTCCGTTGCAGTACAGAACGGTGATCACGCTGTATCATCTGGATGAGCTGACTGTTCAGGAGGTTCAAAAAATTACAAAATTTCCTGAAGGAACCATAAAAGTATATCTGCTGCGGGCCAGAAAATTATTAAAAGAAAAATTACAGAAAGATGGATATCCCTAAAAAAAAGATCAGCAAAGATCAAAAAGAAAATACGGCCAATCAGCAAATTTCAGAAGTTGATTCAGAAATTTACGATTTTCTGGACAGCGAATTGGAAAAGGGAAACCCCAATGGATTTTCATCAGGATTTTCAAAGAATATCATCCGTAAAATTGAAACAAAACAACAGCGTAAGTTGAATATAAAGATGTATACCCTTATCTCAATTTTAGTATTAATAAGCATTTCTTTATTGATCAGTTTTCTCAATACAGAATTTATTTCAATGTTATGTACTGTTTTTCTGCACTACAGATTTTTAAGTATTTTTTTTCTCGTTACAGTAGTCTTAATACAGTTTGGTGAACGATTGATCAACGCCAGGAAAGGAATCAATTGATTACCTATAAAAATGTATGCTTTGTATCCATGTAATAAAAAGTCAACTCTGTTTGTCTCTATAGTATGAAAATCCACATATTGTTGTTATTTATTTCATTACAGGTTTGCGCCCAGCAGACCAGGGCCCGTGTTGATGAAATCATTAACAGAGAAATGAAAGAACGGAAGATCCCGGGCCTGCAGATTGCCGTTGTACAAAATGGAAAAATTGTTTTAAGCCAATCCTATGGAGCTGCCAATCTGCAGTATTCTATTCCGGTTACCAATACAACCATTTTTCCGATCAACTCCAATACAAAGGTTTTCACCGGGGTTGCGGTGATGCAATTGGTTGAACAGGGTAAAATTAATTTGAATGATCCGATCAGTAAATATCTGGATCATCTTCCCGATGAATGGCAGAAGATCACTATTGACCAGCTCCTGACCCATATTTCAGGGTTGCCTGACATCCTGCAACTTCTTGATCCAGCCACGGGTAATATTGGACCATTGAAGAATGAATCAGCAATTTGGGAAAAATTGAGAACACTCCCCCTGGATTTTAAAGCAGGCGAACAATTCAGTTACAATCAAACCAACTATTATCTGTTGGGGAAAATCATTGAAAAAATCTCCAAAGAACCTTTTAGCGCCGATTTCAAAAAAAATCAGTTTCAGATTGCTCATCTTACCAATACAGTATTCGGAGATTCGAGGGACATTATTCCCAACTATTCGGCATCTTACCGCTATAACAATTTTTTCGATGGCAGAAAAGGAGAGGCAAAACTTACCAATACCTACACAGAATTTCCGGATTTCGTCCGGACCGGAGCTGGCCTCAACAGTACTGCTGAAGATATGGCGAACTGGTTCATCGCATTACAAGCCGGCCGTCTTTTCAAAAACCCGGCCACTTTAGAGATGATGTGGTCACCAGGTCAATTCAATAATGGAACACCGACCAACTGGGCAAGAGGCTGGGGAATTACAAAACCACGAAAAAACCACAGAGCAGTCGGAATGTCCGGCGGTAACAGATCTGTCATAATGGTATATCCTGATGATCATATGGCCATTATCGTATTAACCAACCTCGCAGGAAGCGCTCCCGAAGACTTTGTTGAAGAAATTGCAGGTTGCTACGATCCTGATATTGTGAAGGCAGATCCATTGACCTATTTAAGAAAAAATCTGAGAGAAATAGGATTCGGTAAAGTAATCGATTTTGTAAAAACAGAACGAAAAACAAATCCTTCATTTACTCCCAACGAATCTGAGCTGAACGATTGGGCCTACCGAATGATGGCCAATAAGCAAGAAAAAGAGGCTTTGGAAATTTTCAAGCTCAATGTTTACCTATTCCCGAAGAGCTGGAATGTATATGACAGTTATGGAGAAATTTTATTGAAGATGGAAGATAAAAACAAAGCCATTGAGATGTACAGAAGATCCATCCAATTAAATCCGGAAAATGAAAATGGAAAAAAAATACTTAAAAAACTGCTTTCGGAATAAGTCTAATCGTACAAATGGTGCTGAAATTATTGTATCGCCCGTTATTATTGGTCTCCGGAAGACAGGGCTTTTGTTTCACAGCAGGACCCGGTTCTTAATATAACGCTTTATCAGAAAATTTGAAATCCTGTATTTTAGGCAGCGGTCTTATGATAACTCTCTTTTTTCTTATT is part of the Chryseobacterium camelliae genome and encodes:
- a CDS encoding glycosyltransferase family 4 protein — encoded protein: MKILLVTQNYPPSRGGMAESCGRIVRNLKRKGCEVHVLHFSNRQKPYVIKTEAGGNYSALGIYDTEEYTLNLAALFLEKKKEFLEVDAIVAFGGYLPMMWTPVISQFFGKPLYTCIRGNDFDEGLFSRKRNSLFYALEHSEAILSVCTEKQGKIAKLFPSKKVVYTPNGIDASFWNLNENEIRKTDERKQGLTDKKVILIAGQLKFKKGIRHFIESFDQFHFKSDYELWMIGDLPEEVKLFIGNFDLNVKLFPFASKYEMRSFYAMADLVCIPSLYDGMPNVLLEAGASKKLIIASEVGGIPDVIIHGRSGLLYHPLEANALLDVLIQHHHLAEDKKELMKNELYNTINQNFTEQNEIQNYLNLFL
- a CDS encoding glycosyltransferase — its product is MKSYYASFDAFPTSKGASTHICHSLQALSGIADKVDVYCLQGNNSAIDTRLAENVKIYPFFYENEAQNYLERARLFSEKVYYCTALSHEKGIGQFRDIWSGLGMIKQTHLKTVFEVNALTSVELPVRFPLLTPSLIAEIQNIELACLEACDHIVTPSAVTKKYLTQKFSIDREKISVIPNGAETISKKDKPIDLPAEYIVYFGALQPWQGLDVLLKSFRYLKDYESLNLVICSSVKEKAARPYHKLIEHLGIQDQVIFMYELEKDDLYAIIQHAKASVAPLKFGDRNVVQGCCPIKILESMACKTPIIAAELPVTKELLAEGEAYFFWPEDEQDLSRCIRFVLDNPGPANEKAENAFHRFQQQFTWDHHNEHLQKVYHNLM
- a CDS encoding LemA family protein — its product is MITIGIIVAILVIAIIWAVSVYNGLVNKKVSVQEGWSSIDVFLKKRNDLIPNLVETVKGYATHESSVLQNVVEARNLSGKAQSAKEQGVAESAMQNAMMNLFAVAENYPDLKANANFISLQQDLNALEDDIEMARRYYNGTVKENNVAIEVFPSNVIANAFKFEKAEFFEIQNASEREVVKVNF
- a CDS encoding ankyrin repeat domain-containing protein, which translates into the protein MIQLIPEPYKRALLSAIDNADMDSIQKIIEGNRIDVNSYNDDSFSPVIMDVLTSFGIKNEEERLKILLFFLNRGADPNLNCKSGYNSLHIAVQQKKLVRSLDLLLDFGGDVNATDQNGSSVAYWAIQSFPWRTEGEVRQQHLKVIGKIMMLGADLDQKNKFGVAPRDWLKRSPEDLRLLVEQCEKLNPGYTESSTVQPDFPTNYRFPKIVRHIRTNLIPVRGEAETIEGEMLRGLDILQDEAYRNGNANYSKNHKAFAEFILENLTTFTKTNKDDIKRITDAVKKLMKAEYPCLEDDVYDYLTDQICIFHLKINSNEFGTSKKWWKFW
- a CDS encoding Cof-type HAD-IIB family hydrolase, whose protein sequence is MNAVQKPNVKAVFFDIDGTLFSLKTKSIPESAQKALKNLRKKGIKVIVATGRSINDLHHIRHLEFDGFLTFNGGYCMTVDGEVMFRQTIHSEDIKNLIRFSEKSNVSFSLMYEDKVRISHESPEVLELYEHVNLPVPPLYSKEIPDFENVLQANVFIGPEYEDSFMKEVMPNSLSSRWTSLFADVNPGGISKQNGVQQFCDHFNIDISETMAFGDGGNDISMLKFVKTGVAMGNAGDHVKEAADFVTDDVDDHGIESALIHFGLLD
- a CDS encoding outer membrane beta-barrel family protein, with the translated sequence MKTKIIAVLSFIFLFNSLNAQEQVKDSLISNQESSIQEVVIEGKKPLIRTKIDGLVYNVQSDPESKSKNLLEMMRKMPYLSVDADENILFKGNTNFKILINGKETQLLTNSPKDFLKSMPVNTIQNIEIITNPSSKYDAEGVSGLINIITAKKMKDGYNASVNLSSRFPKQENNAGFSMNLQRNKFGISVYGGGYLKNSPEISYQNSQYTVSNNLFQNGSTSGKGNGGYFNVNASYEIDSLNLLNIQLGSNIANNTAKDHFNSGFFQQNNLKENINSISNSDGNGKGFEASFNYQMGFRNDKSQLLTLSYRFNSYDYGINSVTDFQNRLNNMSNTINQNNDNQNNENTFQVDFVKNIKKVYLETGIKAILRKNSSQYTTVPESLLNSDEFSNQQNIYGAYVTTKFSFLEWNFQTGLRVESTVTNVNFTSTDTLVNQNYLNLIPNISISKTWKEHHGINFGFSQRIKRPGINRLNPFVNQSNPYIQVSGNPYLKPVINNDLMANYSYNHRISLNLGLGYSFSNKTDLKVSTYNPTTNITNTTYENSSNVSRLGLDYNLNYPVTKKLTFGVNGNAAFFFIKGKINNIEVENNLFTYYVYLSASYQFENHWNASSNLELNSRMPAGLQSTTNAFTGSSFSFSKSILNNQMSFSASVNNPFNTFRKAVTETIGTDFYQNNYVRDYYRSFSFNITYKFGKLRDEIKSTRRKIENNDLAN
- a CDS encoding DUF6249 domain-containing protein encodes the protein MKHLAPFIVMIAILIAISVVIVVLTNYDLKKKILNKENIDDKMFIILNNLTDFGSEMLKWGIILLFGGIGLIVLEFLPYNEDSPLPYGVMTIFVSLGFLSYYFLMKNKKK
- a CDS encoding RNA polymerase sigma factor, with the translated sequence MFDEDKVISDILKGNLNTFQIVVKQYQNLVYSILNRMLTNDEDIEDIGQEVFMRVFENLRLFKKESKLSTWIARITYNIAINYLKKEVNKKYDNLDHSIDFQFSSETPESRLIGKEFDAYLNKLIRELPLQYRTVITLYHLDELTVQEVQKITKFPEGTIKVYLLRARKLLKEKLQKDGYP